In Colwellia sp. M166, a genomic segment contains:
- the argA gene encoding amino-acid N-acetyltransferase, with the protein MNSNEDNVKWFRNAAPYINAHRGKTFVLMFGGEAVQHANFANIIHDIALLRSLGVKLVLVHGARAQIEERVIAQAIPQNIADNVRITDAKTLLAVKDATGSLRIHIEALLTMGLVNSPMHGAQIRVSTGNFVIAKPIGVRDGIDFKYTGLVRRIDAEGINTQLNFGSIVLLSPVGYSSTGEVFNLALEDVAAKTAIALKADKLITLTEHTGLLDSKGALIRSCGVATVSNLLAEQKDHVQQLLLKAIIQCGKQGVERCHCVSYTSDSALLQELFTRDGAGTLIAKDHQEQLSAASIDDVGGILELIAPLEEEGVLVKRSRELLEIEIDRFTVIKKEEVIIACAALYPYPEARTGEIACLVIHPDYRGGNRGIRLIQALEQAAKRQSLMSIFVLTTVSAHWFIEQGYSEQAIDQLPEGKQKMYNIQRKSKAFTKAI; encoded by the coding sequence ATGAATAGTAATGAAGATAATGTAAAGTGGTTTAGAAATGCCGCGCCATATATTAATGCTCACCGAGGTAAAACCTTTGTTTTAATGTTTGGTGGCGAAGCTGTACAGCACGCGAACTTCGCTAATATCATTCATGATATTGCTTTACTAAGAAGTTTGGGGGTTAAATTAGTCCTGGTACACGGTGCCCGTGCCCAAATTGAAGAACGGGTGATTGCTCAAGCGATACCACAAAACATTGCTGACAATGTGCGTATTACTGATGCAAAAACCTTGCTGGCAGTAAAAGATGCTACCGGCTCACTACGCATTCATATTGAAGCATTGCTAACCATGGGTTTAGTTAACTCGCCGATGCATGGTGCGCAAATTCGCGTGAGTACGGGCAACTTTGTTATTGCTAAACCTATTGGTGTGCGTGACGGTATTGATTTTAAATATACCGGTTTAGTACGCCGTATAGATGCCGAAGGTATCAATACTCAGCTAAATTTTGGCTCGATAGTGCTATTGTCGCCGGTGGGTTATTCATCGACAGGCGAGGTGTTTAACTTAGCATTAGAAGATGTTGCCGCTAAAACAGCGATAGCACTAAAGGCAGATAAGTTAATCACCCTGACCGAACATACTGGCTTGTTAGATAGCAAAGGTGCCTTGATTCGCAGTTGTGGTGTGGCAACCGTTAGTAATTTACTTGCCGAGCAAAAAGATCATGTACAGCAACTATTGCTAAAAGCCATTATACAGTGTGGCAAACAAGGTGTTGAACGCTGTCATTGTGTGAGTTACACCAGTGATAGCGCCTTGCTACAAGAGCTTTTTACCCGTGATGGCGCAGGTACTTTGATTGCTAAAGATCATCAGGAACAATTATCTGCCGCCAGTATTGATGATGTTGGGGGGATCTTAGAGCTAATAGCGCCCTTGGAAGAAGAAGGCGTGTTAGTTAAACGTTCGCGTGAGTTGTTAGAAATTGAAATAGATCGATTTACGGTGATTAAAAAGGAAGAGGTCATTATTGCCTGCGCGGCGCTTTATCCTTATCCAGAAGCAAGAACAGGTGAGATCGCTTGTTTGGTTATTCATCCTGATTATCGTGGTGGTAATCGAGGCATTCGGCTGATCCAAGCGCTTGAGCAGGCGGCTAAAAGGCAAAGTTTAATGTCAATTTTTGTACTAACTACAGTCAGTGCTCATTGGTTTATTGAACAGGGTTATAGTGAACAAGCTATTGATCAACTGCCTGAAGGTAAACAAAAAATGTATAATATTCAGCGTAAGTCGAAAGCTTTCACTAAAGCTATATAA